The following coding sequences lie in one Miscanthus floridulus cultivar M001 chromosome 9, ASM1932011v1, whole genome shotgun sequence genomic window:
- the LOC136480984 gene encoding uncharacterized mitochondrial protein AtMg00810-like: protein MGFKQSAHEAVVYRWGSERNVLLVGVYTDDLIITSAEEQKVEVFKAQMKKAFDMSDIGLLCFYLGVEVCQDATGIALHQTHYAKGILELNRMTSCNPAHTPMEEKLKLSQKSMGEEVDPTHYQRLIGSLRYLVHTRLDITFAIGYMSQFMERPTMEHLQTVKRILRYVGGTIDYGLHYGRAPGTTWFVGYCDSDFAGNVDTNKSTTGTMFFLGDYLVNWQSLKQKVVALSSYESEYIATTTAATQVLWLSRMLAELLGRKVDVVELKVDNKSALALAKNHVFHKRSKHIRIKYHFIRDCLEDRSIKASHIAATDQQANILTESLGKSKFQEMRERIGLKHITSSSRHKA from the coding sequence ATGGGCTTCAAGCAGAGCGCGCATGAGGCGGTAGTGTACCGGTGGGGCAGCGAACGCAATGTTCTACTGGTTGGCGTCTACACCGACGACCTCATCATCACCAGCGCTGAAGAgcagaaggtggaggtgttcaagGCGCAGATGAAGAAGGCGTTCGACATGAGTGACatcggcctcctctgcttctacctCGGCGTCGAAGTGTGCCAAGATGCCACCGGGATCGCCCTCCACCAAACCCACTATGCCAAGGGCATCCTCGAGCTCAATCGCATGACAAGCTGCAATCCGGCCCACACCCCGATGGAGGAGAAGCTCAAGCTGAGTCAGAAGAGCATGGGGGAGGAGGTTGATCCAACCCATTACCAGCGGCTGATCGGGAGCTTGCGCTACCTGGTCCATACCCGGCTGGACATCACATTCGCCATCGGGTACATGAGCCAGTTCATGGAGCGGCCGACGATGGAGCATCTGCAGACCGTCAAGCGAATCCTGCGCTACGTGGGGGGAACCATTGACTATGGTCTTCACTATGGAAGGGCCCCCGGCACGACGTGGTTCGTCGGCTACTGCGACAGCGACTTCGCTGGCAATGTGGATACCAACAAGAGCACAACTGGGACGATGTTCTTCCTCGGTGATTACTTGGTCAACTGGCAGTCCCTCAAGCAGAAGGTGGTAGCCCTCTCAAGCTATGAATCGGAGTacatcgccaccaccactgccgcaACACAAGTGCTGTGGCTGTCAAGGATGCTGGCAGAGCTCCTTGGCAGAAAGGTTGATGTGGTTGAGCTGAAGGTGGACAACAAGTCtgctctagctctggccaagaacCATGTCTTCCATAAAAGAAGCAAGCACATCCGCATCAAGTACCACTTCATTAGAGATTGTTTGGAGGACAGAAGCATCAAGGCCAGCCACATTGCCGCTACTGATCAGCAGGCTAACATACTCACCGAGTCGCTAGGGAAGTCCAAGTTCCAGGAGATGAGGGAGAGGATTGGGCTAAAGCATATCACCTCCAGTTCTCGGCACAAGGCTTAG